ACCAAAGTTACGATTTTTCTCTGTAAAGATCTTtacttttgaatttgtttttgtctacCTCTCTGCTCCATACATCTAATGAGTAAGAATaacaagaataagaagaagaaaatatcgGATTTGAAGAACGGAGGCATTCTATTGGAGGAGCTAATTGCTTCGTTTGACGGCAAAACCAATCCGATTCGTTGCTTCTCCTCCGATCAGATCCTTAAAGCAACTGACAATTTCTCCGAGAGCCAAGTAATCTCTAGTTGGGGATATTTCATTTGGTACAGAGGCGTAATCGAAGAAAGACCAGTTTCAATCAAGAAATGGTCCTGTCAAAACCTCTCAAACTTCACAGAAGTGTATCGAGATATCTCTGTATCCTCTCAGATGAGTGGACACAAGAATACCCTTAAGCTTATAGGTTGTTGTTTGGAATTTGATCTTCCAGCTCTAGTCTGTGAATACGCTGAACACGGACCGCTTAGTAAAGACGGAGGAATCTCAAGTGGAGAGGTTTTGCCTTGGAAAGTGAGATTGAAGATTGCTAAAGAGATTGCTACTTCTGTGACTTATCTCCACACGGCGTTTCCAGAGACTATAATCCATCGGAATATTAATCCGACGAATATTTTCATTGATGAGCATTGGACGGCGAAGCTTTCTGACTTCTGGTTCTGTGTTGCAATACCAGAGGGAGAGTTATATGTAGAAGATGAAGTGAAAGGTGTGATTGGTTTTGTTGATCCAGATTATTACTGGACTATGAAAGTTACTGAGAAAGTTGATATCTATAGCTTTGGTGTTGtgatgttggttttgttgtctgGAAGAGCTGCTGTGTTTAATGGACCTGGTGAGACTCCTATGTCTCTTAACGATCATGTGTCTGAGGTAATGGAGAGAAATGGGTTTGATGAGATTGTTGATAAAGATATATGGAATGGTTtgggtggtggtgatgatgatttggtTCTGAGACGGTCACAGGTTGAAGCTTTTCTTAGGTTAGCTTTGAGGTGTGTGAGATTCAAGAAAGAAGATCCAGTGAGTGGTATGCTTGAAGTTGCTAAAGAGCTCAAATTGATTGAGAAACTCTCTTAattactcttctttctcttgttagATTCTTTGAAAGAATGATAACCTCTGAGAAGTTTTGATGATGTCTCAATGTTTTTTGAGTCCTTGTGTTACTAGTCTATGTCTTGTTCTATcatgaagaaatcaagaaatatgTAGCTCTCTTTTTATCGATTCCATTATTGAATAAAGACATTGTCTTGGCAAGCCAAAGAGAGTAACTTCAGAACTCAGATGTCAAATACTGAACTCTCCTAAGTGTGAGCTTTTTAGTGGTGTCTCAATGTGTTTGAGTTCTTGTTGCTACTTGTTTTTGTACTTCTCTATCAAGAGCTCAGACATTGTTTTTTTAGGGAATATATTATTCCAATTTTGATATTGCtaccttcttccttcttccttctcttacTTCATGGTGCTTTTGCTTCTGAGGTATGATTTCAATTCTGAGTTCAATATCGTAGACATTATTAAAGGTTGGATTCTAGTTATTGTCAGCATATGTCTTCCTTTCAGCTTTGGTGTTCCATTAGTTTCATCAAAAGCTATTGAAAAATTCTTTAGTGCCAGCCTTGTTCTGTACTTCTGTTGACATTAGAGATCGAGAAGGTGGGATTGGGTTTATTTGCTAGAAATCTAATCTACTTTTCTTCACTGCAAATTCAATGATTTAgagtactctttctctctttatttcagCCGTTGAGATTGGATCAATGGAGTTTCTATGGGAATTTTTCACACAGATGAACTTATTGTCTTCTTCTGCTCTAAAGGATAAACCTTTGTAGAGTCTACAAGATGGATCGGTTGAGAACAAAGACACACCGGCAGAGAAATGTCAAAGATCAGAGCTGAACTGCTGCTGAATAATTGGAAGAACTTGAGTAAACAATTAAATCACAGAAGCAAGTTGAGAAAGCTCTTGGGTGAGTGGTGTTTTGTCATTTAAACATACATACACAATTTTAAGTTTAGCTAGATTCTCTGTTAATGTGGCCGAATCAGCTCTATATCCAGATattgattgatgatgaagatatcGAAGAAGAATTTTTTGAAATGAGAGATGGAGCTTTACAGCAAAAGTTCCTAGGTCATAAGAAGGAAACTAGTTGCTTTTGTTATACCTAATTGCTATACTGTCTTCGTCTGTCTCACAAGTTGgagtttgattgtgtttgttaaTACTGTATCCTCGATATTTTTCTTATGCAATGGATCTCTGTGTTTGCATCCACATAGTGATACAGATAGACATCATTAGACTGATATATTGAATGAAGGGCGTTTTATTTTAGCTTGTATCTCATCTTTGATCAGTTTTGGTGTTTTCCAATTTCTGAGATGCTATCCAAATGGAGATTTAGGATGTGAATGTCTACCCTGTATGTAGCTCAACTAATGCTTAAAGAATCATTTCGTGTTGGTAAACCTGTATATGACCAATACCTTTTCTGTCAATTGTTTCTAACTTGGCAAACCTGTAATAAATTCCTATTACAAGTAGAGTAACATATTTTATCTAACTTGGTTAC
The sequence above is drawn from the Camelina sativa cultivar DH55 chromosome 4, Cs, whole genome shotgun sequence genome and encodes:
- the LOC104781686 gene encoding non-functional pseudokinase ZED1 isoform X2, translating into MSKNNKNKKKKISDLKNGGILLEELIASFDGKTNPIRCFSSDQILKATDNFSESQVISSWGYFIWYRGVIEERPVSIKKWSCQNLSNFTEVYRDISVSSQMSGHKNTLKLIGCCLEFDLPALVCEYAEHGPLSKDGGISSGEVLPWKVRLKIAKEIATSVTYLHTAFPETIIHRNINPTNIFIDEHWTAKLSDFWFCVAIPEGELYVEDEVKGVIGFVDPDYYWTMKVTEKVDIYSFGVVMLVLLSGRAAVFNGPGETPMSLNDHVSEVMERNGFDEIVDKEIWNGLGGGDDLVLRRSQVEAFLRLALRFVRYKKEDPVSGMLEVAKELKLIEKFS
- the LOC104781686 gene encoding non-functional pseudokinase ZED1 isoform X1 codes for the protein MSKNNKNKKKKISDLKNGGILLEELIASFDGKTNPIRCFSSDQILKATDNFSESQVISSWGYFIWYRGVIEERPVSIKKWSCQNLSNFTEVYRDISVSSQMSGHKNTLKLIGCCLEFDLPALVCEYAEHGPLSKDGGISSGEVLPWKVRLKIAKEIATSVTYLHTAFPETIIHRNINPTNIFIDEHWTAKLSDFWFCVAIPEGELYVEDEVKGVIGFVDPDYYWTMKVTEKVDIYSFGVVMLVLLSGRAAVFNGPGETPMSLNDHVSEVMERNGFDEIVDKDIWNGLGGGDDDLVLRRSQVEAFLRLALRCVRFKKEDPVSGMLEVAKELKLIEKLS